The segment tgtttgtttaatttcatattttttattatatatatttttatatagtaTACGTTTTGTTGTACAAGTACTTTTGTttgtatattttcattttttgtttaaaaaaatgcttaaatcAGTGGGTTTTTCACTAATAATttgtagatatttttttttatttcaatataataataataatatatataatataataataatataaatcaagaatttgatataataataataatttaaaatataattgacaatataaaataattgataatcataataaaaacttaacaaaCTCAATatacaacatttttaatttttgagtgttAGCTGTacatttttcgcttttattcttattttttaatattttttccttcctttttttataatatatatatattttaatataacattatttattttttttgtttgtttttaattcatatCAGAGCATATTgtttcaaaaagttattttttaatcactaataaaattattaaaatttaaaaaaaaaacgttacgacgacgattttttgttaaaaaacacaagttaagaattttttgtttataatttcatGTTCAACACTTtgagattattattaatatttcagtTCATGTctttaaatgtctttttttttcacgatgatgaaaaataaaaattatgattgttAGAATGTGTTTAGGCGATTATGCGAATGGCTTGAATGACAGTTTGACTGCAGACGGGACAAGCGGAGTCTGTGGTGCTAATTCTGTTGGCGCACTCGACGCAAAACATGGAATGCCCGCATGGAACGAGGGCGGAATTGACTTCCTTGTCGCCGCATACCAAGCAATCGCGTTTAATTTGCCCGCCGAGTAGTGAGTCTGTGGGCGAGGCGGAAACACTTGGCGACGAGCGACTTCCCAAAACGCTTCCGGTCGAAGTTCCCGTTTGCATGGGCCAAATATTGCTCGGTGATTCGCCGATGCCTTCGTCAACTTCGAGCGAATCGCTGCCGAAACTCTTCCAGATGTTCATGAGTTCGGGTCGGACCATCATGGCGCTCTTCGAGGATGTCGAACTGCTTGACGAGGATGAACATGTTGAGGATCCCGTCGATCCGGCAGCGAcagtttgaatattttccgtGCCTGGCTGGGCATCCAAGTAGTTGAAGATCGAATTGAAGCCGTTCTTGTACAAGGAAGCGAGAAGTTCGGGCGATGCTTCGTCCGTGAGTAATCCGTTCAAGGCGTTGCCTGCAGGAAGGTTTCCGGTGCGCAGAGCGATGTGTGCCTCAATTTGGCGTTTGGCAGTTTGAACGTTGTCCGGTAAGCCAGTGACTTCGAAAACGGGCTCCTTGTCACGTGATGGCGTCACGATGTAGGTTTGTGTTTGTTGCTGAATGTGTTTAATTGTGGCGCCTTTCGGGCCAACAACGAGGCCTACAACGCGATAAGGGACACGTACCTGAATTGTGATTTGTCCGGGAATATTTGTCGGCGGTCCTGGCAAAGCTCCTTTACCTAATCCATTGAGCGAAGGCTTGCGCGCTGCACGAATTAAACTGAAATGATCGGCAGCCGACAAAATTTCACGTTTTGCCTTTGCAACGTCCTCCTTGCGACCTGTTACGACGAAAACGGGCTCCTCGCCACGCACGGGCGTCTTGATGTATGTGTTTGTTTTGGCACGAAGCGCTTTGATTTTACaacctgaaacgaaaaaaaaaaacgggaaaaGGGACGTTAATGTTTgactctaaaaataaaactcataaAGTTTGTAACCCTCcgcaaatacgaaaaatttcccCTCGCGCAACATCAAAGAAAGAAAGTAAATGCACATAAATCGATGCCTCTCTTAATTCAATTCACTCCCGTCTTATCAACAAATACTTCCTTTTACTTGCGATACTTGTCATTTCATTACTTTTACACATATTCACTGcacgcacacaaaaaaaaagttatttgacaacgacgacgacgacgacgagtttTCCTGGTTATTTAAACGAACAATTTGAATAGCAATTTTCTTCCATTGAAACGCATTACGAAGTACATTACTCCTCGTCGTTATGTCAGGTACTACTTGCTACGAGGGACTCATATAATTTTCccaaagtacattttttttgccgcatttctactaaaaaaaaatttaaaattactcattttTTGACGTCTGTCtgataaatttcgttaaacacgtgaataatttttttttgaatgtgcattgggtcgaaatttttcaaaatatgcattgggttgaaatttttcaaaatatgcattaggtcgaaatttttcaaaatttgcatcgggtctaaatttttcaaagtatgcattgggtcgaaatttttcataatatgcattgggtcgaaatttttcaaaatatgcattgggtcgaaatttttcaaaatatgcattgggtcgaaatttttcaaaatatgcattgggtcgaaattttttaaaatatgcatcgagtcgaaattttttaaaatatgcattgggtcaaaaattttaatttcaacaatgtaaaaatttaaaaatacacattgggatgaaaattttaaaagtgaattgggaaaaaattcaaaatgtgcattaggacaaatatttaaaataatgatttttaaaattttctttgagcaGAATTATCAAATTGTGCACTATGgtatgaaaaatgtgaaaccttattgaaaaaaaaaataaaattaggtcGAAAccttaaaatgtgaattaaaatgttcactggggttaaaattttgaatatatatTGTATAAGGAAAAATCTAtgcaatggaaaaattttaattaaatataatttatgacttaaaaattttaaaatgtgccttgggttgaaactttcaaaatatgcatcgggtcaaaaatttcaattattttgtttgaacaattcaaaaatttaaaaatacacacTGGCATGACATTTTAAGtgtgaactgaaaaaaaaattgaaatatgcattgggtcaaaatcttcgaaatatttattaggtggaaaattttcaagttatgtattgggtcaaaatttttataatatgaaTTAGGTCAAAAtatgggtaaaaatttcaattttcaaaaatacacaCTGGGATGATATTTTAAgtgtaaatttgtaaaacaattcaaaatgtgcattggggcgaaaattttcaaatatgctTAGGTCATACAATttagaatgttcattgggttcaaaagcttaaaatatatttaaaactaaattcaaaataaatcctgagatacaaattaaaaatgcaaccTATGCAGAAATttcgaaatgtgcattgggctaaatttaaatttctttaacaaaatgcgattttttgttcgaaaaacgACAACTTTCTACATAATTTCCCATTCATCTAAACATTCAGTCATGTGTGTACGCGTggttaaatattaaagtaaagtaaagtgAAAAGCATTAATACAAACTCAAACTCACTCCTTCAGTACTTTTATCCGTACCTactttgagaaatatttttccattacaactttcttgttgttttttttcctctctctctttAAAAGGTCCAAAGGGGACGGATTGTCGTTGGCAGAAgtcttaatcaaaaatttactttacttCTCATATAAATCGCTAAATTCTGTAGCGAACGTGTGGAAAGAACGCACAAAAAGTTATTACATTACTTCTCTACgcatttatcgatttttctctcgaccaactttgtttttgtttgtttgttttcttttttgggAGATCGAGAAAAATCGCAtgcttgaagaaaaaatattttttaggaaatttatttttgagttaattttaaaataataaaaaaaaatatttttaaaaaattttagcgcGTGTCACGCGAGAGATATCAATTAGAGCCTAATtaatttggaataattttttccacttTAAGTTGtgcgtaaataaataatttttgttgttgccaaaaattttaattaattgacgcgctttatgatttttttgtcggGCGGGATAAATAGCGtgtgacgaacaaaaaaaggatcttattaattttaatcaaagcgAATTAACGGACCCTTGGTTCCATATCGACATCATCAGCATCAACatcaggaaaaactttttcctttattgttgttcctttttgttgatttttttttcctccgccATGGACGGTTAATTTTCGGATTGATGGGGACGGATTTTTGACGCTTGCTTTTGGGGGTGCGGTGAAAGatgttttacatcaaaaaaccATACCACGTTGTATTAttctaaattatattaaaaaaatacctcgCACTCGTTTTTTTGGCTCGTGgcatgaagaagaagaagaaaaaaacgacatGACACCACAACACCACGTGGCTTGGCTTTGGAGCAgcttaagaagaaaaaaactaagcTATTGTTATCAAAAACAGCCTCCATTATGCTATCACATCATATTGTTATTCATCATCAGtaacatcaacatcatcatcgtcgtcatcaacAAACACGACACGCTTTTCAtttcacttgtttttttttctcttttctcgAAAATGGAGAAAACGCGAAGAAAGGAATAAAATCGCGAATAATTTCTATTCTTTATTGTTAACGcattttgtttagaaaaaaaatgaaaatttactctttttagtcacgtggttaaaaaatttcaaaatgtgaactgggcttgaaattttaaatgtgcattggggttaaaattttaaatttgcattaggtcaatttaatttttaaatttcttattggaaaaaaacttaaaatattaaaattaaccttatttcaaaataaaactggtcacgtggttaaaaaatttttaaatacgcAGTGggatgaaaatcaaaaatgtgtattgggattaaatacaaaagttaCTCATATTTAGAGTTTTCAAGAAGTTTCTGAATATTCAACtgcaaaaagtcacgtggtttaatttttttaaaatgtgaactgggttcataattgaaaatgtgcattgggctgaaaatttaaaatttgctttgattcaataaaattttaaaaattttcattgaatttttttttaaatgttcaatgaaacttatttcaatataaaaaaggtcacgtggttaaaaaaaattaaaaatacaatttaaataattttcttgacgacaactttcaatattttccattcattcacTCAACTCAAAAGCATTACATTATTGAGgtcccattttttttgttgttgttgtacattTTCCAACGCGCGCCAttgttttctattgaaaatgtGTCAGCAACGGCGGTTCAATGCACGACGACGAATAATGATGACAAATGTTAATTTCACACAATATCGCCGCGCAGCACtgaattaatgataaaaaataattcttttcttGTGCTGAAATGTAATTACAAACGCATTTCCCTGTTTGTATAATTCAGTACAATAGGTACCAAAAGAGCGGATCCTGGCAACTCCCAGAGCGTAATGATTGTTTTGCGTTAACTGTGACACGAACATCGATCAAACATTGTGTCGTTGAGCAGAGAGAGTTGCACATGGAAATTTTCATCGTGAATTGAGGGCAAATTGTGAATGTTCTAGATGTctcgaaattatttaaagatttatttttgttttaattggaatggagttgatgatttttttttgtgattaaatgtcgttctacaaatttttttgtgaaagaaaaaaaaattatagctaaaaatataatgtttgaatttttttttatttttttcgtaatattttttcattaaaaaatttttttttaaaattacccaCGTGACcatatatgtaaaaatttttgataaattggaCTTCTTAGAAATCAAAgctctaaatttttaaggcttaaggctcaaaaatgaaaaatatttacaaaaaatcaattaaaattaaaattttccaaataaaaataacataaagtaaattttttaaaatttgtaaggtcacgtggttaattttgttaaaatatttaacaagttaatttaataaaaattcaaataaggaGCCATTtgcttttttacattttttaaagtacattTTCGTTTTTGGGATTTaattagtacaaaaaaaattagatattattaacattttgttattttttggtcacgtggttaaaatttttaaaatttgcacagaattttaattataaatcaacttttaaccaatttttaagtcattttttgatattttcatttaaaattttatgtatctcgaaattaaatatttgaaaaggtaattttcatggaaaaattttaatttgtgggTCACGTGGTtggtttttattataatgaatttttttcattaaaaaattaatttaaataaaaaaaaaaaataaaataattaattataaaaaaaatctaaccatgtgattaaatatttaaaaatttaatttaattaaaattaataaattaattaaataataattaataaaaattaaataataataacaataaaaattaaataataattaataaaaataaataataattaataataataaataaataattaaaataaaataaaataaataattaattattttaataattttaataattaataatttttaataaaatcttaaaaatatttaaatttttatttaaaatattttaataatttaattaattttaatataattatttttcatataaattatttttaaatatttaaaaattacaaattttaaagaatttaatttttttttgataaaattaaaaaaaaataattcgcttGAATAAATCCTCATctcttgcgaaaaaaaaattcctcgaaTAAATCATGCCTTGCAGCTCTGCACGCCCTCACACAAACGAGTTAAAATCTCATCTTTCGCTCAAATGACGTACTTTGCTTATTGCGATAAAAGCCTCCATTAAACAATgaacataataatattattagcaGCAGCAGTACCAGggtcataaaaaattgcaacctcgttcacaaaaaaaaagtagacaCACATTGCACATGCCAGACAATAACATCCTTGAATATATTTCTTCTCTTCTCCTCCGCCGTATAGATGATGATGACGGACAAGaaacgataataaaaaataaaaataaaaaatgcaggaGAGAAACACGAaactagttttattttattatcgttTTTCCGAGAAAAAGTTAGTTTCGACacgttcaattttatttatttgtgagtaactttaattcaaaaaaaaaaaaaaattttttttttcttaacacaCATTTCTcgcttctatttatttatcattcatCAATAGACTTTTGTACGAACGTTCTCGTATCCTTGAATGAGAGCGAACGACGTCAGGATAATTTGTCTggttgaaatatatttttaggtgTAGCGAAAGCATTAAAATGTGTGCCTCCATCGTCATGGCGGTAAATGCAAGCAGCACGTATCGTCAAGGCTATTATAGCGCATGTCTACTCGatatttgtgtgtttgtgttttttttttcggcaaaaataATGTGAGAGTCGCATGGTTTTGATTTTTCGGCGcaaccaaaacattttttcacgttttcaatttttttctcctttttttatcgaaaaatttcatgaaataattgaaaaatctacaaaaaaatcgaaaaacatgagatttttcgaaaaataacaaatcaaGGAAGGTGCGAGTTGCATGTTGTTGATGGACCACACCCTAAcccaaatacacaaaaaaaaaagaattttcgtgcgttgttaaaaaaaaacaacaataaaacaagtaatgatcaaaattatgcttcaaaaaggattttccattcattcattgttTGAATGCGGCGCGCTGCATGAAAATATGGAGCAGAGCATGTCTGTCAACAATTTCGTGAATTATGgcaatatataataaatacacGTAGAGTTACGTAgggaaatgcaaaaaagaaccaaaaaaaattggttcatcatgaaatttttattgttggcgtttcaaaaaaaatattcaacgaaaaattcttttgtttgcttttttggtCGGAAATTCTTACTTTTTCTGTGAGAAAagctaattattttgaaatttttggttgaaatctGGATGTGGCGTGACACGCAAAgaactttagattttttttttaggtgagATGGAGAAATATCATCAACACTTTAGTCAACAGGGAATATTCTCGAGCGATGGAAGAGtgatttttacaagtcattgtagggtttttaatttttattttgggtttAAAAAGCGATTGTGAACGAGTTTGAGTCGGTTTGAaggtattttttgttgtttatgaaaaaaatcgatggaCCTGTAAATTCGTTCTACCAgtcgaaagaaaatttttttttttttaaactaaaaattattaaaattttttttttattggaatagAATTTGATGAAGtatgcaaattaatttaatttatattttagattttaattaatttttcaaatttttttttatttttttaagttgatttgaattgaattaaaaaaattttagtaatttcaattttttttaattataaaaaattaatttaaattttaaaattttttttttaattaatattctttaaatttttatttaatttaatttttatgatttaaattttttattaatttttttaataattttaattttttaatttaattttttaataaaatattttttttcaaattaattaattttttaattattttcttaattaaaattaattaattaaattaatgaaatttaattttaaaaattttaaatttaaattttaaaatattaataaataaattattttaataaattttattataagttattttctactttttctcaaaatttgcactgggattgaaattaattaattaaattattaaagttaattttttttttttttaattattttaaaataaaattttttaatttaattttatgatatttattttttttctaaatttaaatttttcgcaaaattataaaaatttgcattgggattgaaattaaaaaatatcgaatcccaatgcaaattttgatgatttaaatttttaaagttaatttttttttaatttttaaaaatgttttaattaattaatttaaatataaattttttatttaatttaatttaaataaatttatttttttaatttaaattttataaaaaattcttttctactttttcccaaaattattaaatgggttattttttaattttaatcccaatgcaaattttgataattttaaaatttttttaaattactttaaaaaaagtcaaaaatgcacttttatcgatatttttttcatcttccctttcattttttttaaagtaggtATTTCAAGTATTCCATAATTTTGTTCTAATtcaatacaacaacaaaaaaaaatctagacaTTAGACAGTCAtcgacaataacaataaagtaatatatttttatacgaaaGTCGAACGAACGAAAGACAAGAAgagaaagaattttatttcttaattcatTCCTTGACTAAGAATGTTTGACTTACACCTCCGTTCTTTTTTCTTCGAGTGTCTTCACACACATCTAACAagcaattcaaacaaattcttGTACCTACCAAGGAGATACAAAAGATACAGGTTAAAAAATCGATGGGTCATCACACCATCCCTAGTCATtgataaaaatccattaataAAAGTGATGATCCtttgtcaaataatttatccAAAAGTTCCAGTTCTCTACTTTTTTTGACCACCTACTCAACTTATCACAcgaatttattgttattacgaCGCGTTTTAGtgatatgtaaataaattctcGTTCTCCGGGGTGTTTTTGTGAGTGAGAGACAGTCATTTAATTAACTTGACAGCCCGCCTGGCGTTTTTCTCGTGAAATTCGGCGCAAAGTGCGGCAAACATGACTGGAACTACGCAAAAACATTCTTCAATTATTTCCGTTCCATTGAAGTACGAGCAAGAATTATTCTCGCGAAGAGATGGTTCAATAGTCTTtgattactatttttttttgctttgttctATTCTTAGCATCAAAGCCATTAAATACCTGAAGAACACGAGcaagcaacatttttttcttatttctgcTTCGTGtttctggaaaaaaatgtttctgaaagtaattttacaatttttattaaatggaaTCTGTCGTCGTCGATGCAAAGAGTCACATGACCTTGAGacataaaaaactattaaaaaactctttcttttattttttttttttgttattatttgttgagttaatgttgttattgttgctcatatgataataattatacaacaactaggaaaaaaaaagccaacgacgacgaaggagATGCAACAACAATGGACAACAACGCAGTGGATTCGTGTGTTAGAGTTGATATGTCAAGATATGTCTGTGTTTGTGCAGCGTAGAGAATTCTTG is part of the Culicoides brevitarsis isolate CSIRO-B50_1 chromosome 3, AGI_CSIRO_Cbre_v1, whole genome shotgun sequence genome and harbors:
- the LOC134833686 gene encoding RNA-binding protein MEX3B, whose translation is MSALFSELSNPVSNLLNPSSLGNGGVAAGQSLEEKRALELALELTMLNFNDPMSGNGMDSLMAANNHHQSSGMGSPNMMSSLNAFSALMGGNGLDDTRKKSQNMTECVPVPSSEHVAEIVGRQGCKIKALRAKTNTYIKTPVRGEEPVFVVTGRKEDVAKAKREILSAADHFSLIRAARKPSLNGLGKGALPGPPTNIPGQITIQVRVPYRVVGLVVGPKGATIKHIQQQTQTYIVTPSRDKEPVFEVTGLPDNVQTAKRQIEAHIALRTGNLPAGNALNGLLTDEASPELLASLYKNGFNSIFNYLDAQPGTENIQTVAAGSTGSSTCSSSSSSSTSSKSAMMVRPELMNIWKSFGSDSLEVDEGIGESPSNIWPMQTGTSTGSVLGSRSSPSVSASPTDSLLGGQIKRDCLVCGDKEVNSALVPCGHSMFCVECANRISTTDSACPVCSQTVIQAIRIIA